TGGTTTGGATCTTGATCGCATCCGTTTCCTTTTATATTGCTAAAGTGGGAACCGGTGAACTAGCGGATGAGAAACATGAAATCCTCACTCTACCGGGAGTGATTTGGGAACTTTCTTTTTCCATCATAGGCCATTTGGTAGTAGGGGGCTTACTTACTGTTCAAATTCAAAATCTTTGGTTGGCTTATGAATTTACATCCATCCAGCCGGATATGGTACTTTCCATTTCCTGGACCATCTATTCTCTGATGCTGTTTCTTTGGGGAGCTTACACCAAAAATACCGCCTTTCGTGCCTTCGGCTCGATTGTTTTGATTTTGGTTTCTTTAAAAGTTTTTTTCTTCGATCTGGCAGATCAGTCTAAGGCATACAAAGCGGTTTTTTTCCTTATTCTAGCGGTTCTTGTCATCTCCATCGCTTACGTAAACCAACGATGGACCAGCCAGGAAACGAAAGAAAAACCGAAAATTTAAAATTAAAAAATAACTTTATGTAACTTTTATCCGCCTTAAAACGAAGTATTGGGAGATACTATTCCATAATGAAAATCAATCATCAAATCATCTCCCAACTTCGTACACTCAACACCATCCTCGGTGAACTCAAGGAAGAAGAATTTATAGAAAAAGATTCTCTTCTTTGCGGGAGCTCCATCGGCCAACATGTAAGGCATACATTGGAATTCATTGAATGTTTGATGAATTCCAAAGAAGGAGAATTTTTTTCTTACGACGATCGTAAAAGAAATCCGACTTTGGAATCATCTCTTACTTTTGCCAGAGAAGTTCTGGAAAAAACGGAACTTGACTTGGCCGATTATATCCCTCCCCGGAAAATCCGGCTCAAACATATCTTAAATGAAACGGACAGTTTTATTACAGAAACAAACGGAGAAAGGGAATTGCTTTTTGTGCTCGATCATATGATCCATCACATGGCTCTCATTCGAATTGCAATGGAGAATAAATTTCATTGGATCCTTTTGCCTGCGGATTTCGGATACACTCCTTCCACGTTGATCGCAAGATCCATTCCAAGCTAATTTTTTATGTTGGATTTTTTTCTGATGATCGGGGGTACGTTTGTCTCCGAAGATTTAACCTGTATCACCGGAGGAATCTTAGCAAAAGAAGGAAAAGAAAATTTAACTTTAGTTATATTTTCATGTACGATCGGAATTTATCTGGGAGATGCGATCCTGTTTTTCATGGGAAAATTCTGTCACCGATTTCTACTTTCCTTCTCCAAATGGAGATCCATAGTGAATTCGGAAACAATCCGATCCTACCGGACAAAATTGGACGATAACTTCGGACTCACTATCTTTCTATGTCGGTTTTTACCAGGAACCAGACTCCCCGTCTATGTATTCGCCGGGATTGCAGGTAAAAGGGTTTTTGCATTCCTGGTTTATAGTTTTTTTGCGGCCATAGTTTGGACACCTTTACTCATCCTATCGGCGTATTACTTTGGCAAGGCGATCGAAGTGTTTTTTCATTCGGGTTATTTTTACTTTTCCATACTCGTAGCTGTTCTTTCTTTCTATTCGATCTATCGTTTGGCCTTATCGGTTCTTATCAAAGAGAAAAGGAACGAATTGATTTTATCTTTAAAAAAATGGCTGCGATTGGAATTTTGGCCGGCTTGGATTTTTTATATTCCGTTGGTTCCTTATGCCGGTTTTCTAACGATTCGTTACTTAGGTTTTCGTTATATCACGGCTTCCAATCCGGGGATTTTCGCAGGTGGGATCGCAGGTGAATCCAAATCGGAAATTCTATCGAATCTGCCTGCCGATGTCATTTCCAAATTCAGACTTCTTCCGCCAAACATAGATTATAATGAAGAATTGATTCGAAAGTACATGTCGGATCTACAAATTCAATTTCCGATCATCATCAAACCTGATATAGGAGAAAGAGGGGCGGGAGTTTATTTAGTTCATTCCGTACGGGAAACCTTGGATGTTTTAAAAACAAAAGTGACTTTCCTTTTACAGGAATATCACCCGGGTCCTTGGGAAGCAGGAATTTTTTATTACCGATTTCCCGATGAAAAAAGAGGCCATATTCTTTCCATTACGGATAAAGTTTTTCCTGTTCTCTCGGGGGACGGTAAAAAGAATTTAAAAGAGCTAATCGAAACTCACGAAAGATTTCAATTTCAAAAGAAAACTTATTTTCAGATTCTAAATGGGAAATTGGATCGGGTTCCCGCCTTGGGGGAAAAGGTAAAACTGGGATTTGCAGGCAATCACATACAAGGATGTATGTTTAAAGACGGATCCCATTTGATTACGGACAAACTGGAAGAAAAAATAGACGAAATTTCCAAACAATTCAAAGGATTTTATTTCGGAAGATATGACATTCGTTATTCGGACGAAGAATTACTCAAGGCAGGGAAAAATTTCAAAATCATCGAGCTGAATGGGGCAATGAGCGAATCCACAAACTTATACGATCCCGATTTTTCCATTCGCAGATCTTATCAGTATTTATTCAAACAATGGTCGATTCTTTTTAGGATAGGATATCAAAATTATAAATCAGGAAATCCGATGATTACTTGGTACGAGCTGTATAGAATTTTAAAAGATCACACTCAATACAAAAAAGGTATTAGCTCCGTGACAAAACTTTCCGTTTGAATCATTAGAAATATTGTTTTAAAATAGGAATATTCTTTCTCTCGACATACACCAAGTATACGGATGAGATCAGAACGATGCAAGCCAGACCGAATAAAACTCCGTAATCCCCCATCACTTCCACTCCGAGAAAGATCAAATGGGAAAGAATCGCTCCACTGATGATATTGAGAGAAATTAATGCACCTAACCAGACAAAGGAAGGGATCAGGAGCAATACGGCTGCAAGCAATTCAACTCCTGCGGAAACATATCTACCCCAAGGCTCCATGCCCAAGGTTGTAAAAATATAAACGGATTCTTCCGCACCTGTAAATTTAAAATAAAGAGTCTGGCCAAGTATAATAGCTGCTATAAATCGTGCGGAATGGAAAATGATTTTCTGCGATTTTGTCATTTTGAATTTACCATTAATATTTTATCTTTGACTAACTTCTCTTGGGTCCAGGGAACAAAATGATTTTCACCTTCCAACTCTATACTTTCGAATCGAAGGGGGTTTATTTTTTTTCTCATATACTTAACATTCTCAAACGGAACGAGAAAATCGTTCTTTCCATGAATGCTAATGACGGGAAAATCAATAAATTTCCAAATACCATCCCAATCAGTCAGTTGCCATTTTAGTGGTATCATCTCATCATTGCTATTGATTATTTCCTTCGGTAGGAAAATTTTAACGAAAAAATAAGTAGCCCACCGATTATACCACCTTACTTCCTCTAGTTGGGAGTCCATCGGTGCGGATAGTAGAAAGAGAGCATCCTTTTTATAAGAAATATCAATAGCGATTTTAGCGGCAATCGGCCCACCGTAAGAATGACCGACTAAGATCAGCTTCGGCAGATCGGAAACGAATTCGTCTTTCAAAAAACGATCAATGGCAATACGAATGAGTCTTGCTTGCAATTGCAAATCGGCAACAGGAGATTCTATTCCCGAAAGGCCAAAACCGGGACGATCCAAAGATAAGATACAGAAAGTATTTCGAAGATCTTTATCTTTCAAATAGAAAATATAATCACTCCAACCACCGGGAGAACCATGGATAAAAATTAAAATTTTATTTTTATTCTTAAGACAACCGCTTGTTACAAGAAAGATCTTTCTATCTTCCGCCGTGATATGGAACTCTTTTACATCCGGAATCTCCGATTTCAGTTTCGATAAAGACTTTTGGGGATCCGAACTGCAATTGAAACAAACGGAAAAAATAAAAATCATACAGATCCAAAATAAATTTTTATTTTTTCCTGTAAGACTTGTTACTAACACAAAATCCTATTTTTAAGAGTTCTGAATCCGCAAATACATTTCTTTGAATTTTGAATTCGGTTTCAATGGATCTCTTGGATCGGCAAGACCTTCTTTCAAACCTTTCACCAAATACATATCGATCTCTCCTTTGTTTTTGGCAGTCACCTTTCCTCTATGTTCGCATTCAAAAAAATCTTTAACTTGTTCATAAGTCGCAAGAGAAATATTCACCTCTCCTACAATCCCCGAACTTTCTAAACGGCTTGCGGTATTTACACTATCACCCCAAATATCGTAAGCGAATTTTTCCGTGCCTATCACCCCGGCAACGGCAGCACCGGAATGAATCCCAAGTCTCAGTTCCCAAAAAGATTGATTTTTCAATAATTTAATTTCTTTTTCATCGTTCATGTATCTTTGGAATTCAAGACCACATAACACGGCATCAATGGGGTGCGTTTTGTTCTGTACCGGCAATCCACCTGCCGCCATATACGCATCACCGATGGTTTTGATCTTTTCCATATTATGATTTTTAATAATGGAATCGAAACTTCGGAAGAAACGATCCAGCTCACTCAATAATTCTTCAGGACTCATCTTTTCCGCGACTTTCGTAAATCCTGCCATATCCGTAAAAAGAATGGAGATACTTTCGTAACGCACCGGGGCAACCGATTGATTTTTTTTCAATTCCTCCGCAATGGATCCGGGAAGTATGTTGAGCAAAAGAGAATCCGATTTTTTCCTTTCTATATTCAGGTTTCTACTTAAGATGAAAATAAGTATTCCTGTTAGTATTTGCACGAATATATAATTTCCACCCGCATCCAAATACCTTTCCGTATCATTCGGATAAAATGTTACAAGATCTCTTCTGTAATACTCTACAGTGTATAGAGAAGCGGTAAAACCTATATAAACCAAATATAAAACCCAAACACGATGATCCCGCAACAGTATCATCGCGATCACGAGTGCCGGTATGAAATAATAATGATTTCCTCCGAGAGAACCGCCGTTATAAAACCACATTGCGGACAGATATGTCAGGATCGTAATATTAAAAGGCCAAAATAAAGAATAATATAAATTCTTTACCCGAGCCAGAATGTACATTCCGAACATCAGAAGTCCGGATGTTAAATTTAGGATAAAAATAACTTCGAAATTGGGCAAATAAAAGGAGCCTAATGCCCCGAATATATTTAGAAATGCATTTACCAAAGAAACAGTATTGAAGAGACGATGTTCCAGGGAGTTGTGTCTGGGATCACCAAATAACAAATAAACGAAGGACAGAAAGGTCTCTTTCATAATGACTCATTTTCGAAAGGAAAGAGAAACTAAGCAATAAATAATTTAGCGATAGAGTTGGTTTTGCTTTACTAAAAAAGAAAAGAGAACCATAAGGAATAAAGGATGTAGTCCTTTTTTCTATACAATGGGAAACATATCAGGCGATTTCAATGTCAAAGTAGATGAATTGAAAAATAGCAAAAACATGACCGTCTAATGTCTATTTTACTATCATTCGAAAACAGAAAGATTATATCGGAAAAATTTATTCGCAAGGCCCTACCTAAAACAATGAAACGTAAAAAAATTTTCGCAATTTCCGGCAGTACCCGTTCCCAATCTTCGAATGAATCCATTCTTAAAACCATTTCGAAAATGAATTCGGATCGACTGGAAGTGAGCATCTTCAAACAACTTACCGACCTTCCCCATTTCAATCCGGATTTGGATAAAGACAATCCTCCCGAAGTCATTCGAAATTTCAGAAACTCCATCCAAGAGTCGGATGGAGTTATTATCTGTACTCCGGAATATATTTTCAGTTTGCCCGCCGCCTTAAAAAATGCAATCGAGTGGATGGTATCTACTACCGTTTTTACGGACAAACCCACAGCTTTTATCATCGCTTCGGGTCTTGGAGAAAGAAGTTTTGAATCTTTAACAGTGATTATGGATACATTGCAGGCAAAGATTAACGATAGAACCAGATTGTTATTGAAAGGTTCCCGAAGTTCCATCGATGAAAACGGTTATCTGTCCGATCCTTCGGCAATCGGAGAG
The nucleotide sequence above comes from Leptospira kobayashii. Encoded proteins:
- a CDS encoding adenylate/guanylate cyclase domain-containing protein gives rise to the protein MKETFLSFVYLLFGDPRHNSLEHRLFNTVSLVNAFLNIFGALGSFYLPNFEVIFILNLTSGLLMFGMYILARVKNLYYSLFWPFNITILTYLSAMWFYNGGSLGGNHYYFIPALVIAMILLRDHRVWVLYLVYIGFTASLYTVEYYRRDLVTFYPNDTERYLDAGGNYIFVQILTGILIFILSRNLNIERKKSDSLLLNILPGSIAEELKKNQSVAPVRYESISILFTDMAGFTKVAEKMSPEELLSELDRFFRSFDSIIKNHNMEKIKTIGDAYMAAGGLPVQNKTHPIDAVLCGLEFQRYMNDEKEIKLLKNQSFWELRLGIHSGAAVAGVIGTEKFAYDIWGDSVNTASRLESSGIVGEVNISLATYEQVKDFFECEHRGKVTAKNKGEIDMYLVKGLKEGLADPRDPLKPNSKFKEMYLRIQNS
- a CDS encoding DoxX family protein; the encoded protein is MTKSQKIIFHSARFIAAIILGQTLYFKFTGAEESVYIFTTLGMEPWGRYVSAGVELLAAVLLLIPSFVWLGALISLNIISGAILSHLIFLGVEVMGDYGVLFGLACIVLISSVYLVYVERKNIPILKQYF
- a CDS encoding DedA family protein, producing MLDFFLMIGGTFVSEDLTCITGGILAKEGKENLTLVIFSCTIGIYLGDAILFFMGKFCHRFLLSFSKWRSIVNSETIRSYRTKLDDNFGLTIFLCRFLPGTRLPVYVFAGIAGKRVFAFLVYSFFAAIVWTPLLILSAYYFGKAIEVFFHSGYFYFSILVAVLSFYSIYRLALSVLIKEKRNELILSLKKWLRLEFWPAWIFYIPLVPYAGFLTIRYLGFRYITASNPGIFAGGIAGESKSEILSNLPADVISKFRLLPPNIDYNEELIRKYMSDLQIQFPIIIKPDIGERGAGVYLVHSVRETLDVLKTKVTFLLQEYHPGPWEAGIFYYRFPDEKRGHILSITDKVFPVLSGDGKKNLKELIETHERFQFQKKTYFQILNGKLDRVPALGEKVKLGFAGNHIQGCMFKDGSHLITDKLEEKIDEISKQFKGFYFGRYDIRYSDEELLKAGKNFKIIELNGAMSESTNLYDPDFSIRRSYQYLFKQWSILFRIGYQNYKSGNPMITWYELYRILKDHTQYKKGISSVTKLSV
- a CDS encoding NADPH-dependent FMN reductase, with the translated sequence MKRKKIFAISGSTRSQSSNESILKTISKMNSDRLEVSIFKQLTDLPHFNPDLDKDNPPEVIRNFRNSIQESDGVIICTPEYIFSLPAALKNAIEWMVSTTVFTDKPTAFIIASGLGERSFESLTVIMDTLQAKINDRTRLLLKGSRSSIDENGYLSDPSAIGEIEKLVRELEHMME
- a CDS encoding alpha/beta fold hydrolase codes for the protein MLVTSLTGKNKNLFWICMIFIFSVCFNCSSDPQKSLSKLKSEIPDVKEFHITAEDRKIFLVTSGCLKNKNKILIFIHGSPGGWSDYIFYLKDKDLRNTFCILSLDRPGFGLSGIESPVADLQLQARLIRIAIDRFLKDEFVSDLPKLILVGHSYGGPIAAKIAIDISYKKDALFLLSAPMDSQLEEVRWYNRWATYFFVKIFLPKEIINSNDEMIPLKWQLTDWDGIWKFIDFPVISIHGKNDFLVPFENVKYMRKKINPLRFESIELEGENHFVPWTQEKLVKDKILMVNSK